The stretch of DNA AAACTGACTGAAAAGAGCCTGATAGAGGCAAATAAAAAATTAAACCTTTTAAACAGCATCACCCGGCACGATATCCTCAACCAGATGACCGTTCTTTTGGGATACCTCGATCTATCAGCAGCCGGATGCCAGGATGAAACCCAAAAAGTTTACCTTGAAAAACAAAAAAAGGCTGCTGACACCATTTATCACCAGATTTTATTTACAAGGGATTACCAGGACATCGGTGTCAGTACTCCGGCATGGCAGGACGTCTCCGCACTAATAGATCGCACGTCAGGAATGCTGAGGCATGATAATATTGAAATCAAAAATCGCTGCGGAGATCTGAAAATCTTTGCTGATCCTCTCCTCGAAAAAGTATTCTACAATCTTACAGATAATGCAATCCGGCACGGGGGCAGCATCTCAAAGATCACTTTTTGCTCCGAGAAAATACCCCACGGGATCAAACTGAACTGTGAGGACGACGGCAGGGGAATTCCTGATGAACACAAAGAGAGGATATTCAGGCAGGGGTTCGGTAAAAACACCGGCCTCGGACTTTTTTTAATCAGGGAAATCCTTTCAATAACAGGACTCGAAATACATGAGACAGGCTGTTACGGAAAAGGGGCGAAGTTCGAAATAACGATCCCGGACATGATGTATTCTGAGTGCTGAACAAGGTACCGGAATCCGGATCTTTAAACCTTATCATATACGGGCGAACTAATTTTAATCAGCAGACAAAATAAGACAACAGGGAAGACCAAATCCGGATTTGGTACAGGAGGCAAAAAGTACGCTGATAATAATCATAATTGCAGTCCTGATGGCATTCTTCTTCACCTTTACCAACGGCTTTCAGGATGCAAGCGCCATTGCAGCGACATTCATCGCATCCAAATCAGCGAGCCCGAGGAAAGGGATCATCTTTGTGGCCTTTTTCGCCTTCCTGGGAGCAATGCTCGGGGGAACGGCGGTCGCGTTTACGATCTCGGAACTTTTCACCACAGATTCGGGGATCACCACGGTATATGTTATGGCAGTAGGTCTGCTAAGTGCAACCGCCTGGAATCTTATAACATGGAAGTTCGGTCTCCCTTCATCCTCGACACACGGGTTAATCGGAGGGTTGACCGGATCGGCAGTAGCGGCAGCAGGAATAGGAAGTGTGTACTGGGGGTTTTCTGAACTGATCCTTCCGCCGCATGAACTGACGGGATTCACGAAAATAATATTTTTCCTGGTAATTTCAGTCATAATCGGCTTTGTCGGCAGCTATCTGCTTCAAAAAACAGCTTCATTCATGCTGAGGAATTCAAAACGCACTGTAAACAAAAGTATCATCCGGCTGAACTGGATCGCTGTTGCATTGATGTCGTTCAGCAACGGTTCAAACGACTCCCAGAAAGAACTCGGTATAATTGCACTCGTACTGTTCAGTGCAGGCGAGATGGCGGTTCTTGACGTTCCCCTGTGGGCAAGGATCATATGTGCGGTCCTTTTGGGGCTCGGTACGCTTAGCGGAGGGTGGAGAATAATGAAAACGCTCGGTGACAGGATATTCAAACTACATCCCCTACATTCCTTCGATTCCCAGCTGTCTTCCGGAATCTCTGTAGCTCTTTCAACCAGCCTGGGTGCACCGGTCTCATCAACCCATATCATTTCGACCTCGATTATCGGTGTCGGAGCCGCAGAAAACCCAAAGAAGGTCAAATGGTCGACAGGACGGGATATCGTGACAGCAATGATAATGACCATACCCGTTACAATGGTTATATCAGGTACAATCTACTACTTCATCTCATACCTGACAGGGATCTGATAATATGACAGGAAAATCGAAGGTGACCGCAAAGATAAAAATCCTCGACAATATCTTCCCGCCAGAATACGATTTCAAAGGAATGCTTGAGGAGCAGGCGGAGAGCACACAAAAAGGAGTAGGAACGTTCGTGTTCTGGCTCAGGGATGTCCCGCTGAAAGATCCCCGGAATATCGACAAAATTGCAGCAGAAGTCGACGATTTAAGGCACAACCTGGAGCAGAAGATGGTGGAGGCATTCTCGACTCCGTTTGACAGGCAGGACATGTATACCCTCTCGAGGCATATGGACTATATCCTGAACCATACGAAAGAGACGGCAAGGGAGATGTATTCCTTCGGTGTTTCGCCTGATGAGGCAATAATTAATATGGCCGAACAGATATTCAGGGGGACGGGACTAATGGTCGATGCAGTCAGGGCAATGAACAACGAGGAATCGAAGGTTGAAGAATATATCAGGATGGCAAGAAAGTCGATGCATGAAATCGATGATACCTATATCGAAAGTATGGCCGAACTCCTCCATACCGAAGATCCCATGAATGCATTGAGAAAGGGGGAGATATACCATCATTTAAGGGAGATTGAAAGAGCTCTCAGGAGGGCGGTCGATCTTCTCCATAAGGCATTTTTGGGGATGAACTGATCATTCCCCGCAATTCTGATATATTTTATAGATCGACGCGATTATCAAAATTAACAATAATTCCGGTTAAAAACAATATTCCACTGATACGAAATAATAAATATAAACGATTTTAAATTACCCCTTACCAATGGACCTTAGAACAAAGGTAGTAGTCCTGTATCTTTGCATAACATTAATGATAATATTA from Methanolacinia petrolearia DSM 11571 encodes:
- a CDS encoding inorganic phosphate transporter, producing MVQEAKSTLIIIIIAVLMAFFFTFTNGFQDASAIAATFIASKSASPRKGIIFVAFFAFLGAMLGGTAVAFTISELFTTDSGITTVYVMAVGLLSATAWNLITWKFGLPSSSTHGLIGGLTGSAVAAAGIGSVYWGFSELILPPHELTGFTKIIFFLVISVIIGFVGSYLLQKTASFMLRNSKRTVNKSIIRLNWIAVALMSFSNGSNDSQKELGIIALVLFSAGEMAVLDVPLWARIICAVLLGLGTLSGGWRIMKTLGDRIFKLHPLHSFDSQLSSGISVALSTSLGAPVSSTHIISTSIIGVGAAENPKKVKWSTGRDIVTAMIMTIPVTMVISGTIYYFISYLTGI
- a CDS encoding DUF47 domain-containing protein: MTGKSKVTAKIKILDNIFPPEYDFKGMLEEQAESTQKGVGTFVFWLRDVPLKDPRNIDKIAAEVDDLRHNLEQKMVEAFSTPFDRQDMYTLSRHMDYILNHTKETAREMYSFGVSPDEAIINMAEQIFRGTGLMVDAVRAMNNEESKVEEYIRMARKSMHEIDDTYIESMAELLHTEDPMNALRKGEIYHHLREIERALRRAVDLLHKAFLGMN